In one window of Mytilus galloprovincialis chromosome 6, xbMytGall1.hap1.1, whole genome shotgun sequence DNA:
- the LOC143079494 gene encoding derlin-1-like: MSSNDIGDWYRSIPKITKWWFSGSVIIPIAAKLGLLNPMWLFLHYESLIYKFQFWRPLTAVLFYPTGFPYLINLYFLYSYSIRIETGIYDGKPAEYAFMWLFNWLALVIIGLVAEIYLLMDPMVLSVLYVWCQLNKDQIVQFWFGTQFKAMYLPWVLFAFNAIIGSGGLAQLLGIVVGHLYFFLMFKYPQDFGGATWLRVPAILYKWLPNRRGGVSGFGQAPASRRQDGNDNANGGRHAWGRGNQLGD; the protein is encoded by the exons ATGTCATCGAATGATATCGGGGATTGGTACCGCAGTATTCCGAAAATAACGAAATGGTGGTTTTCAGGATCAGTTATTATACCAATAGCAGCGAAGTTGGGACTTCTGAATCCTATGTGGTTGTTTCTACATTATGAATCCTTAATTTACAAATTTCAG TTTTGGAGGCCATTGACAGCTGTACTATTTTATCCAACAGGATTCCCATACTTgataaacctttattttttatattcttattcTATCAGAATAGAGACAG GTATATATGATGGCAAGCCAGCAGAATATGCTTTTATGTGGCTCTTCAACTGGTTAGCACTTGTT ATAATTGGATTAGTAGCTGAAATATAT TTATTGATGGATCCTATGGTGTTAAGTGTGTTATATGTGTGGTGTCAGTTAAATAAAGATCAGATCGTACAGTTCTGGTTTGGAACACAGTTTAAG gCCATGTATTTGCCATGGGTTTTGTTTGCTTTCAATGCTATTATTGGAAGTGG TGGCCTGGCACAGTTACTTGGAATAGTTGTTGGACACTTGTATTTCTTCTTAATGTTTAAATATCCACAAGATTTTGGAGGAGCTACATGGTTAAGAGTACCAGCCATATT ATACAAATGGCTACCAAATAGAAGAGGTGGAGTGTCAGGATTTGGACAAGCACCAGCCAGCAGACGACAAGATGGCAATGATAATGCAAATGGTGGCAGGCATGCCTGGGGAAGAGGAAATCAACTTGGGGATTAA